The Rhizoctonia solani chromosome 14, complete sequence genome has a segment encoding these proteins:
- a CDS encoding nucleoporin nup44: protein MAFSFGQPSTSAPTTTSAPAFGGSTFSFGANNPNTAGTTGAAGTTGTGLFGQATATQPTTGTGTATGTGLFGNTGTSGTTGTAGGGLFGNTNTTTAGTGTTGGLFGNNTTTATASAPATGGLFGAANTNTTGTTGGGLFGNTNPAAAAPASGGLFASTTTAPTAATGGGLFGNTTTTQQPSGGLFGSTTTAPTSGGLFGAKPAAPSLFGQPAANPLAQSTLSASTLGPPPAQPAKNNLQVSVFGTPGSGGLTLEQRIEAIFQAWSPASPDCRFQYYFYNLVENPQAYGRPANATNEALWKRAISENPNPERLVPALAIGFDDLKKRTLSQQQENQSHMAALAQLRTRLAAVTAKHDTTRLARLAQTHTELSRRVRALARQLHMLIPAVRRSALTPRKRSEEKVVGVGGRGWARGKEAAGGRVEWAVVDEEGLASIAQILKDQQNGLAHVTKILQDDLRALKIIKRVSLRTINLLGLMYCFLDTF, encoded by the exons ATGGCCTTTTCGTTCG GGCAACCTTCTACCTCGGCACCCACTACAACCTCGGCGCCGGCGTTTG GCGGCTCAACATTCAGCTTTGGAGCCAACAACCCAAACACTGCAGGAACGACAGGAGCTGCGGGTACCACCGGGACAGGACTATTTGGTCAAGCAACAGCTACGCAACCTACCACGGGCACGGGCACGGCCACTGGTACTGGATTATTCGGTAACACTGGGACTTCCGGGACGACAGGAACAGCCGGAGGAGGACTTTTCGGTAATACAAACACAACCACGGCTGGAACTGGCACGACCGGCGGTCTGTTTGGGAACAACACGACTACAGCGACCGCCTCTGCTCCCGCAACTGGtgggttattcggcgcagcGAATACCAATACGACCGGGACCACAGGAGGAGGCTTGTTTGGTAACACCAATCCTGCCGCCGCTGCCCCAGCTTCGGGTGGACTCTTTGCTTCCACTACTACCGCGCCTACTGCTGCAACCGGGGGTGGGCTTTTCGGGAATACAACAACTACCCAACAACCGTCTGGCGGATTGTTTGGCTCCACTACCACTGCACCTACCTCGGGCGGTCTTTTCGGTGCCAAACCAGCTGCCCCCTCCTTGTTCGGTCAGCCTGCGGCAAATCCGCTCGCGCAGTCGACATTATCAGCCTCAACACTCGGTCCTCCCCCTGCCCAACCCGCGAAGAATAACTTGCAGGTCTCGGTGTTTGGAACGCCTGGTTCTGGTGGTTTGACACTTGAACAAAGGATCGAAGCCATCTTCCAGGCATGGAGTCCGGCTTCACCTGATTGTCGCTTCCAG TACTACTTTTACAACCTGGTTGAAAACCCACAAGCCTATGGGCGTCCTGCAAACGCTACAAACGAAGCACTATGGAAACGCGCGATCAGCGAGAATCCAAATCCAGAACG ACTAGTCCCGGCCCTGGCAATAGGTTTCGACGACCTTAAAAAGCGAACCCTCTCGCAACAACAAGAAAACCAATCTCACATGGCTGCCCTTGCTCAACTACGCACGCGACTCGCCGCCGTAACAGCAAAACACGACACGACCCGTCTCGCCCGTCTGGCTCAGACCCACACCGAGTTGTCGAGAAGAGTGCGGGCCCTCGCAAGGCAGTTGCACATGCTTATCCCAGCCGTGCGCAGGAGCGCGTTGActccgaggaagaggagtGAGGAGAAAGTTGTTGGCGTTGGAGGAAGGGGCTGG GCTCGTGGTAAAGAGGCTGCGGGAGGTAGAGTGGAGTGGGCTGTTGTCGATGAAGAAGGGCTGGCCAGCATTGCTCAG ATCCTAAAGGATCAACAAAACGGGCTAGCGCACGTTACAAAGATTTTACAGGACGATTTGCGCGCGCTGAAAATCATCAAGAGGGTGTCCCTACGCACAATTAACTTGCTCGGACTTATGTATTGCTTTCTAGACACGTTCTAA
- a CDS encoding STAM-binding protein, producing the protein MSRRPFSIAELAARSRPTGYDASRSLKDLLRIATAERNAGDDARAAGNVEAAFIHFAKASTLMLEELPGHPKFAELTNGQKEAVQVQGQIIQDQLGQVKSLVTDRFNESRARHQEAEILPPPVQTPTPTPQRQRQRTQDANRRSTEEQRRQEEESRARRARHQHEAQMLIAEQRRRQQTTTNGHDQINNIVANARIARQEKDRLEEQKRLQEAAMLGYPTPASLRTRPESYEAPPQPTVPPAQHYVPERSASAAGLQRTNSTARVHAPVPVPPPTTAPAPAPIPRAPSRTASRADNHYHRPISDPRSRENPTASAPPRSSSRADHRPVPTAIRTDAFAIRNESAPAAYGASAATNAAYNAAYGPGLAYGANPPTGTSVRPRKMSVTSPVKERPPGGGFNGPPPTTHAPVPRRRTASTGPQKPPVFAPDPRANGVFPTLEKRPPEQRSSYPTQSPIKHPAPAFPNPEPATRPEPQGILPLESPSHTLAREPEVHAPAPRRNGPNGHGPVRGSSYPPPVTTTSPPPGPISYPTIMTMHQREQGYYPSSHSMFSLAGLATALTAERDIQAFGSPPKQHLNTPPALLFQPNPDPTPPGSKAQLPGGYGTPPSQTQTNYATRPPPAVPISTPPVSIPTHEDEDPSRLRQVLLPEEVIQKFMSIAKPNTLRRTETCGLLLGKARGAGFAVTTLLIPRQRGTSDTCEMIEEELILDFQETRGLITLGWIHTHPTQSCFMSSMDLHTHSGYQASLKEAFAIVCAPSSSPNVGIFRLTDPPGMQVILKCTAKESFHPHSTGNIYTDADQGHVKMVKKLELSIVDLRRHSG; encoded by the exons ATGTCCCGCCGGCCGTTTTCGATCGCTGAACTGGCGGCGCGCTCGCGACCAACGGGATACGATGCCTCCAGATCTCTCAAGGACCTACTGCGCATCGCCACTGCAGAGCGCAACGCAGGCGACGATGCCAGAGCAGCCGGAAACGTTGAGGCCGCGTTTATCCATTTTGCCAAGGCCTCCACCCTCATGCTCGAGGAGCTCCCTGGACACcccaagtttgcggaattgACGAATGGACAGAAGGAAGCCGTCCAGGTG CAAGGCCAAATCATACAGGACCAGCTGGGGCAGGTCAAGTCGCTGGTGACCGATCGATTCAACGAGTCGCGTGCCAGACACCAGGAGGCAGAGATTCTCCCCCCACCAGTGCAGACGCCCACTCCGACCCCGCAGCGACAACGACAGCGAACACAGGATGCAAACCGACGGAGCACAGAGGAGCAGCGGCGACAGGAGGAAGAGAGCCGTGCACGACGAGCAAGGCACCAACACGAGGCACAGATGCTCATCGCAGAGCAGCGCAGACGACAACAGACGACGACCAATGGCCATGACCAAATAAACAATATTGTGGCAAATGCACGCATCGCTCGCCAGGAAAAGGACCGACTCGAAGAACAGAAGCGATTGCAGGAGGCCGCCATGCTTGGATACCCGACACCCGCATCCTTGCGCACTCGCCCCGAGTCCTACGAGGCCCCGCCCCAGCCTACCGTTCCCCCAGCCCAGCACTATGTTCCCGAACGATCAGCCTCGGCTGCGGGTCTCCAGCGCACCAATAGTACTGCGAGGGTCCACGCCCCAGTCCCGGTCCCGCCCCCCACAACAGCACCTGCCCCCGCCCCCATCCCCCGTGCACCCTCCCGAACCGCTTCCCGAGCAGACAACCATTACCATCGACCCATATCGGACCCTCGCTCCCGGGAAAACCCTACTGCCTCTGCACCTCCCCGCTCCAGCTCCAGAGCTGACCACAGGCCGGTCCCCACCGCGATACGAACAGATGCCTTTGCCATACGGAACGAGTCGGCTCCTGCGGCCTACGGTGCTTCAGCCGCTACCAATGCTGCGTACAATGCTGCCTATGGCCCTGGACTGGCATACGGCGCAAATCCGCCGACTGGGACGAGTGTCCGACCGCGAAAGATGAGTGTCACTTCGCCCGTCAAAGAGCGGCCCCCGGGAGGCGGTTTCAACGGTCCACCACCCACCACCCATGCCCCTGTCCCACGACGACGAACCGCATCCACAGGTCCTCAGAAGCCCCCTGTGTTTGCACCCG ACCCACGCGCAAACGGCGTGTTTCCGACTCTGGAAAAACGACCCCCCGAACAACGATCTTCATACCCGACTCAGTCCCCCATTAAACACCCTGCTCCTGCGTTTCCTAATCCCGAACCAGCGACCAGGCCCGAGCCTCAGGGGATTTTACCTCTCGAGAGCCCCTCTCACACATTGGCGCGCGAGCCCGAGGTACATGCACCTGCGCCTAGGAGAAATGGTCCAAATGGGCATGGGCCGGTCAGAGG TTCGTCCTATCCTCCGCCCGTGACGACCACCTCTCCACCTCCTGGCCCAATCTCATACCCGACCATTATGACAATGCACCAGCGCGAACAAGGATACTACCCTTCTTCCCACTCGATGTTCTCTCTAGCAGGGCTAGCAACGGCCTTGACGGCCGAACGAGACATCCAAGCATTCGGTTCTCCTCCAAAGCAGCATCTAAACACACCCCCTGCTCTCTTATTCCAGCCTAATCCGGATCCTACGCCCCCCGGGTCAAAGGCACAGCTACCAGGCGGCTACGGGACACCGCCATCCCAGACCCAGACCAATTATGCGACCCGTCCCCCGCCCGCAGTCCCCATCTCCACACCACCCGTTTCTATCCCGACCCACGAAGACGAGGATCCGAGCCGTCTCCGCCAGGTCCTTCTCCCCGAAGAAGTCATCCAAAAATTCATGTCCATCGCGAAACCCAACACTCTCCGCCGGACCGAAACGTGCGGTCTGTTGCTCGGGAAGGCAAGGGGCGCCGGGTTTGCGGTCACGACCTTGTTAATCCCACGCCAGCGCGGGACGAGCGATACGTGCGAAATGATCGAGGAGGAGCTTATTTTGGATTTCCAAGAGACGCGAGGGCTGATTACCCTCGGCTGG ATACATACCCATCCGACCCAGTCGTGTTTCATGTCTTCGATGGATTTGCATACCCATTCGGGATACCAGGCTTCTCTCAAAGAGGCATTTGCGATCGTTTGTGCCCCGTCTTCGAGTCCCAA TGTGGGAATATTCAGGTTGACGGATCCGCCGGGTATGCAAGTGATTCTCAAGTGTACGGCCAAAGAGTCGTTTCATCCGCATTCGACTGGGAACATTTATACC GACGCAGACCAAGGACATGTCAAAATGGTCAAAAAGCTCGAACTCTCGATTGTCGACCTTCGAAGACACAGTGGCTGA
- a CDS encoding glutathione S-transferase → MMVERITLYWWDTCPSAQRVIIALEEAKADYIKYEVDPWNKPEWYVPKVNPATGKIPALTYGGPPVDPSNPSPESAKLTESLVLLEFIADLYPDSGLLSANPVERAHARFITDVFHTKVFDAFYGIIWGGGSPDTLYDGLMALQDQLQAHLKSGPFLGGDKINIADAAVAPFLARIRTHFHNGVGIWEDGQGKNIYAEIFENERFGTLQKYTEALLSRDTVKNSFPEDKYLGQVKTYIESKGKGKA, encoded by the exons ATGATGGTTGAAAGGATCACTTTATACTGGTGGGAT ACATGTCCGTCCGCCCAGCGGGTGATTATTGCGCTCGAAGAGGCCAAAGCTGATTATATCAAGTACGAAGTCGACCCTTGGAACAAGCCAGAGTGGTATGTTCCAAAGGTGAACCCTGCCACTGGCAAAA TCCCAGCACTCACATACGGAGGCCCCCCAGTCGACCCCTCGAACCCATCCCCCGAATCAGCAAAACTCACCGAATCCCTCGTTTTACTCGAGTTTATCGCCGATTTATACCCCGACTCGGGACTGTTGTCCGCGAACCCCGTTGAACGTGCCCATGCGCGGTTCATCACCGATGTCTTTCACACCAAGGTTTTCGATGCGTTTTATGGCATCATATGGGGTGGAGGGTCTCCGGATACATTGTACGATGGTTTGATGGCCTTGCAGGACCAGCTGCAAGCGCATCTCAAGTCTGGTCCGTTCTTGGGTGGCGACAAGATTAATATCGCGGATGCTGCCGTGGCCCCCTTTCTCGCTCGTATCCGTACACACTTTCATAACGGCGTGGGTATCTGGGAGGACGGACAAGGCAAAAATATATATGCCGAGATATTCGAGAACGAGCGGTTTGGGACGTTGCAGAAGTATACCGAGGCATTGCTGAGTAGGGACACGGTTAAAAACAGCTTCCCAGAG GACAAGtaccttggccaagtcaagaCGTATATTGAAAGTAAGGGAAAAGGAAAGGCGTGA
- a CDS encoding cytochrome P450 family protein yields MFDDEGGLEFQDKLKNTYGSACRIRGPFGATELWVSDPRALQEILVKGHDSFREPDWFTTWLELVFGPVVATVYGHQHKIQRKILNPVFTTNHTPTITTIGQKFVEILKSEVETNETNTEIIDIFKWVHLVSLEIIGQAGIGHSFGILEGNVPDYLAASRDFFALMAEMWYFHPFVTFFSRIGTASFRRAIVEWIPHRPVQRIKNVSDTMHKTAVEIMRHKREAMHNGTLDSEVAAGKDIMTALLSQNLVVAPHDQMTDEEILSQVNGLAFAGHDTTSSALSQAINMLAEYQEVQTKLRDEIRTAHRSYGKNLDYDQLNSLSYLDAVCRECLRLHAPGAFAIRVATEDWTLPLHYPIKTKDEKVTLSTIRIPKGTTLHIALRAANKDERTWGVDAEEFKPERWLEPLPASVSDARMPGIYSSMMTFLGGPRGCPGMKFSQLEMKIVLSRLVSSFGFRPSGDAIRWKATGIAKPHVQRPDGKFSETPMMPIRVTVLEETE; encoded by the exons ATGTTCGACGATGAAGGGGGCCTCGAGTTTCAAGATAAATTAAAGAATACTTACGGTTCAGCGTGCCGAATACGAGGCCCCTTCGGG GCGACTGAGCTGTGGGTTTCAGACCCACGGGCACTCCAAGAAATCCTGGTCAAAGGGCATGATTCCTTTAGGGAGCCTGATTGGTTCACCAC TTGGCTAGAACTTGTATTTGGGCCAGTAGTAGCCACGGTCTATG GACATCAACACAAAATTCAGCGCAAA ATCCTAAACCCGGTTTTCACCACAAACCAT ACGCCTACCATAACAACAATCGGACAAAAG TTCGTTGAGATCTTGAAATCGGAAGTTGAAACGAACGAAACCAATACGGAGATAATCGACATCTTTAAATGGGTTCACCTGGTTTCTCTTGAGATCATTGGTCAAGCAG GAATTGGCCACTCGTTTGGTATATTGGAAGGAAACGTGCCAGACTATCTGGCCGCTTCTCGTGACTTTTT TGCGTTGATGGCCGAGATGTGGTATTTCCATCCGTTTGTTACCTTTTTCTCCCGGATAGGAACTGCTTCCTTTCGACGAGCCATTGTAGAGTGGATCCCGCACCGGCCTGTTCAGAGAATAAAGAATGTGTCCGATACTATGCATAAAACG GCAGTGGAGATCATGAGGCACAAACGAGAGGCAATGCACAATGGGACCTTGGACTCGGAGGTGGCGGCTGGAAAGGATATCATGACAGCACTCT TGAGTCAAAATCTTGTCGTGGCACCTCATGATCAGATGACGGATGAGGAGATATTATCACAAGTCAA TGGGCTGGCATTTGCAGGACATGACACTACAAG CTCTGCTCTCTCGCAAGCAATCAACATGTTGGCCGAGTACCAGGAGGTTCAGACAAAACTTCGGGATGAAATTCGTACAGCGCACCGCTCTTACGGGAAGAATCTGGATTACGACCAACTCAATTCACTCTCTTACTTGGATGCAGTTTGTCGAGAGTGCTTGAGGCTTCATGCTCCGGGAGCGTTTGCAATCCGTGTCGCAACTGAGGATTGGACATTACCTCTCCATTACCCAATCAAAACCAAGGACGAAAAGGTCACGCTATCGACAATACGGATTCCAAAAGGTACCACCCTGCATATAGCTCTTCGAGCTGCGAACAAGGATGA AAGAACTTGGGGAGTCGATGCTGAGGAGTTTAAACCTGAGCGCTGGCTTGAGCCATTGCCAGCAAGCGTTTCAGATGCTCGCATGCCGGGAATATATTCGTCGAT GATGACATTCTTGGGAGGACCGCGAGGGTGTCC AGGCATGAAGTTCTCTCAACTAGAGATGA AAATTGTACTCTCGCGCTTGGTGTCGTCGTTCGGTTTCCGTCCTTCCGGAGATGCAATCAGGTGGAAGGCTACTGGGATCGCCAAACCGCATGTCCAGCGACCCGACGGGAAATTTAGTGAGACTCCCATGATGCCTATTAGAGTGACTGTGTTGGAAGAGACAGAGTAG
- a CDS encoding integrase core domain protein, whose protein sequence is MADNTASTSTNTGISGLHRIPSLRGTENYNVWRIQMEDILTDLDLFAHVNGTKQRPNKTINVKLTGRKDANNKDLPDLEVGNENPEYTSWAKDDRKALSNIRLRVDGHVLTHIRSCEYSANAWQILEATYQVQGTVGLIDLRRKFFSHRMTDGEDVEEHIQRMRGWFQQINSISPNSCTEIDWITTLIASLPDSWDSFTQSVSFQFDSADTTKLTTQISDLRSRVLAEAHRRNTRSNEGKAFFSTNKPLFNRTVRTNSGHKGPDKSKSKCNNCGKIGHWAAECRGPGGGAYKHSQNNKGNQTNRKFNSPNRPRNNNARAHIAVANNDTNDYAFSNFENIPEGLRKAANEWIADSGTTTHIANNRNSFSDYSKTSGYVTGVTGKEPILGRGTVELECLINNDTNEYRTIRLTNVAHVPSSPANLISLSLVTDKGYRVSMDRDQLVIHGTNNEVITYGSKLRDRDQGSLWKINAKAVSKTTAKQKAQNVPTELALVKQTGRTWLDWHRVLGHIGPQALQRIKNTGAVSGMEIAEDKDGLNFECESCIQAKAHTRPFPKESTTKTNKIGELVVTNVWGPARTPSIGRYKYYVSFTDVATRFTRLGFLRHKDKTLNEYKLFEAMLNTQKNKKIKRVQFDNGGEFVNKEWEEHAAQKGTVLETTAPYSSQQNGIAERLNRTLTDKARAMLLESAAPKFLWNEAIAYACYLKNRVPTQVHGKFWKTPFEAFWGNKPDVSVLRPWGTKCYVLDQGENRSKLDPKTFTATFVGISDAQEEVDDSTDWGELEDARTGGEHVVRKTEKNELKIESEPESIKEEVKVEPTSSNSSTEPVRQPALHKPTTSRSRSAMRPNLSATAAESLKRINSLTTGSYDGEHGKLEINVDDTSPSEISDIFTGSSDANSSDSKINYSYDLPTDDTSTLLSAPSIPSEYAYALETPTTPKSTSTINDRLVKRFSHLRLSDATPTEPDSPLASTGDLEQPWSLAAITKAADNPTVEEALAGPQALEWWKAMQNEVSTFDKLDTTELTELPYERKAMGNKWVLTLKRDENGEPVRYKARLVVQGFSQQPGIDFDKTFAPVLDVNAAYLHAPIEEDLYMRQIPYFNDGTDRVLKLKRSIYGLKQAGQMWNKFYDTKLKTIGYKPCLTNTCVYQRIQELNGEQYVSIIATHVDDSIVITSTNHTDFAISELLNIFNMRDLGPIRHFLGITFKRDRKQGIMHLNQTAYINSLAEFAGLKDAYPADTPLSPSVQLTRFEGTKPKFNYGTYIGKLLYAALCTRPDIAFAVAHLAQFTSCYGPAHVTQIKRVIRYLLGTPTLGLTYRRSAEDFGEIGYSDADWGSNLIDRKSVSGHVFMLGGAAISWSAKKQATVALSTMEAEYMSLAHTCTQALWLRQFFEELHLYADAPTLILSNNIAALTLSVESQYHGRSKHIDIRHHFMRDIIEQRKVSTLYVPTHENLANAFTKALPAPQFRYLMRSIMGEITETSIEDEVD, encoded by the exons ATGGCCGATAATACTGCTAGTACATCGACCAATACTGGTATCAGCGGCTTACACCGGATACCATCCCTACGAGGGACCGAGAATTATAATGTGTGGCGAAtacaaatggaagacatactcaCAGATCTTGATTTGTTCGCACACGTCAATGGTACCAAACAGCGACCTAACAAAACGATAAATGTAAAGTTAACAGGTCGAAAGGATGCCAATAATAAGGACTTACCTGACCTTGAAGTTGGCAATGAAAATCCTGAGTATACATCGTGGGCTAAAGACGATCGCAAAGCCTTATCGAACATACGTCTCCGAGTCGACGGACACGTACTAACGCATATACGAAGCTGTGAATATTCTGCAAACGCTTGGCAGATCCTGGAGGCAACATATCAGGTTCAAGGCACCGTCGGATTAATCGACTTACGGAGAAAATTCTTCAGTCACCGAATGACCGATGGAGAAGACGTCGAGGAACATATCCAACGTATGCGCGGATGGTTCCAACAAATAAACTCAATAAGCCCTAACTCGTGCACCGAAATCGACTGGATTACGACGCTCATAGCGAGCCTACCTGACTCATGGGATAGCTTTACGCAGTCCGTAAGCTTCCAATTCGACTCAGCAGACACAACCAAGCTAACAACTCAAATAAGCGACTTACGTTCACGAGTCTTAGCCGAAGCTCACCGGCGGAACACTAGGAGCAATGAAGGAAAGGCTTTCTTTAGTACAAACAAGCCTCTGTTCAATAGAACCGTACGTACCAATTCGGGTCACAAAGGACCGGATAAATCGAAGTCCAAATGCAATAACTGCGGGAAGATAGGCCACTGGGCAGCCGAATGTAGAGGCCCGGGTGGTGGTGCATACAAACACAGTCAGAACAATAAGGGGAATCAGACGAACAGGAAGTTCAACTCACCAAACAGACCCCGGAACAATAACGCCCGCGCGCATATAGCAGTCGCAAATAACGATACTAATGACTACGCGTTCTCGAACTTCGAGAACATTCCCGAAGGCCTACGTAAAGCCGCGAACGAATGGATAGCCGATAGTGGAACGACGACTCACATAGCAAATAATCGGAACTCTTTTTCCGACTATAGTAAGACATCTGGTTATGTAACCGGCGTAACCGGTAAAGAGCCGATCTTGGGCCGAGGCACCGTAGAACTGGAATGCCTGATTAATAATGATACAAACGAATATAGGACAATTAGGCTTACAAACGTAGCTCACGTGCCGAGCTCCCCGGCTAATTTGATAAGTTTATCACTAGTCACAGATAAAGGCTATCGAGTCTCAATGGACCGAGACCAATTAGTAATACATGGTACAAACAATGAAGTGATCACCTATGGTTCGAAGCTCCGAGACCGTGATCAAGGAAGTCTGTGGAAAATAAATGCTAAGGCAGTTAGCAAAACAACGGCAAAACAAAAGGCTCAAAATGTACCCACTGAACTGGCGCTAGTTAAACAAACTGGTCGAACTTGGCTCGACTGGCATAGAGTACTCGGGCACATCGGCCCGCAAGCACTCCAACGAATAAAGAATACAGGCGCAGTTAGCGGAATGGAAATAGCGGAAGATAAGGACGGACTCAACTTCGAATGTGAGTCCTGCATTCAAGCGAAGGCGCATACACGCCCATTCCCGAAGGAATCAACCACCAAAACGAACAAAATCGGCGAACTCGTAGTGACCAATGTATGGGGACCCGCCCGAACCCCCTCAATCGGACGCTATAAGTATTATGTATCATTTACGGATGTAGCCACTCGTTTCACGCGTTTAGGATTCTTGAGGCACAAGGACAAAACTTTGAATGAATATAAATTGTTCGAAGCCATGCTAAATACACAAAAGAATAAGAAAATTAAACGCGTACAATTTGATAACGGCGGGGAATTTGTGAATAAGGAATGGGAAGAGCATGCAGCACAGAAAGGGACCGTTTTAGAAACAACGGCCCCGTACTCATCTCAGCAAAACGGTATCGCTGAACGATTAAACCGTACACTTACCGATAAGGCCCGAGCAATGCTACTCGAGTCAGCAGCCCCGAAGTTCCTTTGGAACGAGGCTATCGCGTACGCATGTTATCTCAAGAACCGCGTACCTACGCAAGTGCACGGTAAGTTCTGGAAAACACCGTTTGAGGCGTTTTGGGGAAACAAACCGGACGTTAGCGTGCTGCGGCCTTGGGGAACCAAGTGCTACGTACTCGACCAAGGCGAGAACAGGTCCAAATTGGACCCGAAGACCTTCACGGCAACATTTGTAGGAATATCGGACGCTCAAG AAGAGGTCGACGACAGTACCGATTGGGGGGAATTG GAAGATGCtagaacagggggagaaCATGTAGTAAGAAAAACCGAGAAAAATGAATTAAAAATCGAGAGCGAACCTGAGAGTATAAAAGAAGAGGTGAAAGTCGAACCAACATCATCCAACTCATCTACTGAACCTGTTCGACAACCTGCACTACACAAACCTACCACCTCTCGCTCTAGGTCTGCTATGCGCCCTAACCTTAGTGCTACGGCTGCTGAATCGCTCAAAAGAATCAACTCACTTACTACCGGGAGCTACGACGGC GAACATGGCAAGCTCGAGATCAATGTCGATGACACCTCCCCATCCG AAATCTCCGATATATTCACCGGCTCCAGCGACGCCAACAGCTCCGACAGCAAGATCAACTACTCATACGATCTCCCCACTGACGACACCTCCACCTTACTCTCCGCACCTTCCATCCCGTCCGAGTACGCCTACGCATTGGAGACGCCGACAACACCCAAATCGACCTCGACTATCAACGATAGACTGGTCAAGAGATTCAGCCATCTCAGGCTATCAGACGCGACTCCAACCGAGCCGGATTCCCCCTTGGCGTCGACCGGGGATCTGGAACAACCCTGGTCCCTCGCGGCCATTACCAAGGCGGCCGACAACCCAACCGTGGAGGAGGCCCTTGCGGGACCACAGGCACTCGAATGGTGGAAGGCGATGCAGAATGAGGTCAGTACCTTTGACAAACTAGACACGACCGAACTCACCGAATTACCCTACGAACGCAAGGCAATGGGGAACAAATGGGTTCTCACGCTCAAACGCGATGAGAACGGTGAACCGGTACGCTATAAAGCACGATTAGTCGTCCAAGGTTTTAGCCAACAGCCAGGTATCGACTTCGATAAGACATTCGCACCTGTT CTAGACGTCAATGCCGCCTACTTACACGCACCTATCGAAGAAGACTTATACATGCGACAAATTCCTTACTTCAACGACGGTACGGACCGAGTTCTTAAACTCAAGCGATCTATATATGGACTGAAACAAGCAGGCCAAATGTGGAACAAATTTTACGATACCAAACTCAAGACAATCGGTTATAAACCTTGCCTTACCAACACATGTGTCTACCAACGTATCCAAGAATTGAACGGTGAGCAATACGTATCCATTATTGCCACCCACGTTGATGACTCAATCGTAATTACATCGACAAACCACACTGACTTCGCAATATCAGAACTCCTGAACATATTCAATATGCGCGACTTAGGCCCCATTCGTCACTTCCTGGGTATCACATTCAAGCGCGATCGTAAACAAGGAATTATGCACCTTAACCAAACCGCATACATCAACAGCTTAGCCGAATTCGCAGGTCTTAAAGATGCTTACCCCGCCGACACTCCACTCAGCCCTAGTGTTCAGCTTACACGTTTCGAGGGCACCAAACCAAAATTTAACTATGGGACTTACATTGGTAAGCTCCTATATGCGGCCTTGTGTACCCGTCCTGACATCGCATTCGCCGTCGCACACCTTGCTCAATTCACTTCGTGTTACGGACCGGCACACGTGACTCAAATCAAACGTGTCATTCGCTACCTCTTAGGCACTCCGACGCTAGGACTTACGTATCGCCGATCAGCCGAAGACTTCGGCGAAATCGGTTATTCCGATGCTGACTGGGGAAGCAACCTCATAGATCGTAAGTCCGTCTCCGGTCATGTCTTTATGCTTGGAGGCGCTGCGATTTCTTGGTCAGCTAAGAAGCAGGCCACAGTCGCATTGTCGACTATGGAAGCCGAATATATGTCGTTGGCACACACATGTACTCAGGCTCTTTGGCTTCGTCAATTCTTTGAGGAATTGCACTTATACGCCGACGCCCCTACTCTCATATTGTCCAATAATATCGCCGCATTAACATTATCCGTAGAATCCCAATACCACGGACGCTCAAAGCATATCGATATACGACACCATTTTATGCGCGATATCATCGAGCAACGTAAGGTATCTACCTTGTACGTACCTACTCATGAGAACTTAGCCAACGCTTTTACTAAAGCTCTGCCGGCTCCTCAATTTAGGTATCTCATGCGATCAATCATGGGAGAGATTACGGAGACGTCGATCGAGGACGAAGTTGATTAA